From the Thermococcus guaymasensis DSM 11113 genome, one window contains:
- a CDS encoding helix-turn-helix domain-containing protein, producing MPEEDLAREVQELRKALDAMKASFELVSQMAQSYLRLLNIYAEYGGLSIDVVIPEIKHDPIAREIVKVLFDLKRANVSQITRELKGRRGKASRNTVRAKLEELKGLGVVREIPSDDRGKVYALSRDVVKKWLDLIGMPIRFEQAKDY from the coding sequence ATGCCTGAGGAAGACCTAGCCAGGGAAGTCCAGGAGCTCAGAAAGGCCCTCGATGCAATGAAGGCCAGCTTTGAGCTGGTCTCTCAGATGGCCCAGTCATATCTCAGGCTCCTCAACATCTACGCCGAGTACGGGGGCCTTAGTATAGACGTTGTTATCCCGGAGATAAAGCACGACCCGATAGCGAGGGAGATAGTCAAGGTGCTTTTCGACCTCAAGAGGGCCAACGTGAGCCAGATAACGCGGGAGCTCAAGGGGAGGCGCGGAAAGGCCTCGCGGAACACGGTGCGGGCCAAGCTGGAAGAGCTGAAGGGGCTTGGCGTTGTCAGGGAAATTCCGAGCGATGACAGGGGAAAGGTCTATGCGCTCTCCCGTGACGTGGTCAAGAAGTGGTTAGATTTGATCGGAATGCCGATTAGGTTTGAGCAGGCTAAAGATTATTGA
- a CDS encoding gluzincin family metallopeptidase, with protein MDSASAPLSQRVEGLNGLEAYKVTVVRLEKPLEEVELMYSGRLESYESVLPYLKDSINPEFTLLRTDSLFYPIPSEPDFESLVKSVVGSEFEAEIEIEGVPEGLVVAFGGEIDGNMLRIEGTKRLDIAVAPFKVIEEEPFRLFILSEEGINRAIELLEKAYWFYSSILGRRGEKFTVIETPENYGGQAGKGYALVAGSSLRAEIPANLYHELAHLWNPRITPEAHLSRFFDEAFANYLTALAVREIHGEKAFNRFIEGLRRNYETLIRRFPYAERLKPSEWGGLGLWELSYTKGALILHELHKRTGDDFYEILKRLVEAESVDFERFSRDSQRRGGD; from the coding sequence GTGGACTCCGCGAGCGCTCCCCTTTCCCAGCGTGTTGAAGGGCTTAATGGACTTGAGGCCTACAAGGTCACCGTCGTTCGGCTTGAGAAGCCACTTGAAGAAGTTGAGCTGATGTACTCCGGTAGGCTTGAGAGCTATGAAAGCGTTCTCCCGTACCTCAAGGACTCGATAAACCCAGAGTTCACCCTCCTCAGGACTGACTCGCTTTTCTATCCAATTCCATCGGAGCCGGACTTTGAAAGTCTAGTCAAGTCTGTCGTTGGCTCGGAGTTCGAGGCGGAAATAGAGATAGAGGGAGTTCCAGAGGGGTTAGTGGTTGCGTTTGGAGGAGAAATCGACGGGAACATGCTGAGAATCGAGGGCACAAAAAGGCTCGACATCGCGGTGGCACCTTTCAAGGTCATTGAAGAGGAACCCTTCAGGCTCTTCATTCTTAGCGAGGAAGGAATTAACAGAGCCATTGAGCTGCTTGAGAAGGCATACTGGTTTTATTCGTCCATCTTAGGTCGCAGGGGGGAGAAGTTTACCGTCATCGAGACGCCTGAGAACTACGGCGGGCAGGCTGGGAAAGGCTACGCGCTCGTCGCCGGGAGCTCTCTAAGGGCGGAGATACCAGCAAACCTCTACCACGAGCTCGCCCACCTCTGGAACCCGAGGATAACGCCTGAGGCGCACCTCAGCAGATTCTTTGACGAGGCCTTTGCCAACTACCTGACTGCGCTGGCGGTTAGGGAAATTCACGGCGAGAAGGCCTTCAACCGCTTCATCGAAGGCCTGAGAAGGAACTACGAGACTCTCATCAGAAGGTTCCCCTACGCGGAGAGGCTTAAGCCCTCTGAGTGGGGAGGGCTCGGCCTCTGGGAGCTTTCATACACAAAGGGCGCCCTGATTCTTCACGAACTCCACAAGAGGACTGGAGATGACTTCTATGAGATTCTGAAAAGGCTCGTTGAGGCCGAGAGCGTGGACTTCGAAAGGTTCAGCAGAGATAGTCAGAGACGTGGCGGGGATTGA
- a CDS encoding GNAT family N-acetyltransferase, with protein MPMRPIVLRGEKVSLAILLREDLQKSWEWFNDRSTVRGLFNSAHFTLPEEEEEFYEELKKNREKSPTFAVIENESGKLVGIAGFNWINWQARWGEILYYLSPEERGKGYGAETVKLLCDYAFAHLNLHKVWAKVHSDNIPSIRILEKNGFSLSGRFREHVWSDGRYLDELIYERFRGEEND; from the coding sequence ATGCCCATGCGCCCGATAGTGCTGAGGGGTGAAAAGGTCTCCCTGGCGATTCTCCTCAGGGAAGACCTCCAAAAGAGCTGGGAGTGGTTCAACGATAGGAGCACCGTTAGAGGCCTCTTTAACTCTGCTCACTTCACCCTGCCCGAGGAAGAGGAGGAGTTCTACGAGGAGCTGAAGAAGAACAGGGAGAAAAGTCCCACTTTCGCGGTGATAGAAAACGAGAGCGGAAAGCTCGTGGGCATAGCCGGCTTCAACTGGATTAACTGGCAGGCGAGGTGGGGGGAGATACTCTACTACCTTTCACCGGAAGAGAGGGGAAAGGGCTACGGAGCGGAGACAGTGAAGCTCCTCTGTGATTACGCCTTTGCTCATCTCAACCTCCACAAGGTCTGGGCGAAGGTTCACAGCGACAACATTCCCTCAATCCGCATTCTCGAGAAGAACGGCTTCTCTTTGAGCGGACGGTTCCGGGAGCACGTCTGGAGCGACGGGAGATACTTAGACGAGCTGATTTACGAGAGGTTCAGAGGGGAAGAAAATGATTGA
- a CDS encoding CPBP family intramembrane glutamic endopeptidase gives MNPLAVFVLAFFLWLSKGLYLRPLVERLSRVTNELVAYWSVVSGVDVLLAVLVTLLCPNVYFVRWNFPVKVFLVLFAFSVLSFLPAVSELKRFLNPKTKEDIEAVKLLKTATFAQLAFIQVISAALPEELVFRYVFLGLLSLWNPFAGLVAISGFFGISHRFSHPNRKWNVLLSNTLAGLVFGLGYLYTKSLIVVMAVHWLGNLIPELYVKYERARKAIAVAVALSLLSPVVLWDQTARLIAYLRDIFSLSGLLWGIAIGVAMPGVVYARTKALKGRGGR, from the coding sequence ATGAACCCGCTCGCTGTCTTCGTCTTGGCCTTCTTCCTCTGGCTCTCCAAGGGGCTCTACCTCCGTCCGCTGGTGGAACGCCTCAGCAGGGTAACGAATGAGCTTGTAGCCTACTGGAGTGTTGTCTCCGGCGTTGATGTTCTCCTTGCAGTCCTCGTAACGCTCCTCTGTCCGAATGTTTATTTTGTCCGCTGGAACTTTCCCGTAAAGGTCTTCCTTGTGCTGTTCGCTTTCTCAGTCCTGAGCTTTCTGCCGGCAGTTAGTGAGCTCAAGCGTTTCCTTAATCCCAAGACAAAGGAAGACATCGAAGCTGTAAAACTCCTGAAAACCGCGACTTTTGCCCAGCTTGCCTTCATCCAAGTGATAAGCGCGGCACTTCCGGAGGAGCTCGTCTTTCGCTACGTCTTTCTTGGTCTTCTCTCGCTCTGGAACCCCTTCGCCGGGCTTGTTGCGATTTCAGGTTTCTTCGGCATCAGCCACAGATTCTCCCACCCCAACAGGAAATGGAACGTTCTGCTCTCAAACACACTCGCGGGACTGGTCTTTGGCCTCGGTTATCTCTACACGAAAAGTCTAATCGTCGTCATGGCCGTCCACTGGCTCGGCAACCTGATTCCTGAGCTCTACGTTAAGTACGAGCGGGCGAGAAAGGCAATAGCGGTAGCTGTAGCGCTCTCCCTGCTCTCTCCAGTGGTCCTTTGGGACCAGACCGCGAGGCTCATCGCATACCTCCGTGATATCTTCTCGCTCTCGGGCCTCCTGTGGGGCATCGCTATTGGCGTTGCCATGCCAGGCGTTGTCTATGCCAGAACAAAAGCCCTCAAAGGGAGAGGCGGGCGATAA
- a CDS encoding class I SAM-dependent methyltransferase, whose amino-acid sequence MFKNLGYTDAPLYEKTRDEYDIETERGRERFTELMEILSGNLPVRSGKALDIGCNAGLSSFVLEELGFEVVGIDIQEKAVKRAKELARKQGSKAEFYVMDAKNLEFDENTFDLVALLGYPLAHFSIWDFDEVLQQVKRVLKPQGWIVIQESDFLWTLIRGFNQPGLEAEGLVRINIDVNVYEGYLDRLLIDFEKEVFSKDKFYIWSPWILRYVLEKNGFQVEFKERDLIISHPER is encoded by the coding sequence ATGTTCAAGAATCTTGGATACACAGACGCACCCCTCTATGAAAAGACCCGGGATGAATACGACATAGAAACCGAAAGGGGTAGAGAGAGATTTACAGAGTTAATGGAAATTCTTTCGGGGAATCTGCCTGTTAGAAGCGGAAAGGCCTTGGACATCGGCTGCAATGCGGGGCTAAGCAGCTTTGTTTTGGAGGAGCTGGGTTTTGAGGTCGTCGGGATTGACATCCAGGAAAAGGCAGTGAAGCGCGCTAAGGAGCTGGCCAGAAAGCAGGGCTCAAAGGCGGAGTTTTATGTTATGGACGCCAAAAATCTGGAGTTCGACGAGAATACTTTTGACCTTGTGGCCTTACTTGGGTACCCCTTAGCCCACTTTAGCATCTGGGATTTTGATGAGGTTCTGCAGCAGGTTAAGCGAGTTCTGAAGCCTCAGGGCTGGATTGTGATCCAGGAAAGCGACTTTCTCTGGACGCTCATAAGGGGTTTCAATCAGCCGGGGCTTGAGGCGGAAGGATTGGTGAGAATAAACATAGATGTGAACGTGTACGAGGGTTACCTTGACAGGTTGCTGATAGATTTTGAGAAGGAAGTCTTTTCGAAGGATAAATTCTACATATGGTCTCCATGGATCCTGAGGTATGTCCTGGAGAAGAATGGATTCCAAGTTGAGTTTAAGGAGCGAGATTTGATAATAAGCCATCCAGAGAGGTGA
- a CDS encoding class I SAM-dependent methyltransferase — translation MNILELEIVYKEALEVFHQAGGSNEEFYWLVSSVLVRYPAYKRELEIRRKLMDLIVQEVEGRVLDVGCGLGILTFRMASKDEVKKAVGIDSSCELIEFCNRLRSRIMEKAEFLCSDFLSVDIDEKFDCIVFLYTLHDYEPEVFLEKALKILENGGKIIIGDFDVKGLGKKVKAFAQENRLEIVKDTTLGKAKTHGDSYEAFLIVARR, via the coding sequence GTGAACATTCTTGAACTTGAAATAGTTTATAAAGAAGCACTGGAAGTGTTTCACCAAGCCGGCGGGAGCAATGAGGAGTTCTACTGGCTCGTCAGCAGTGTGTTAGTTAGATATCCAGCATACAAACGGGAGCTCGAAATTAGAAGGAAACTAATGGACTTGATAGTCCAGGAGGTTGAAGGAAGAGTCCTGGATGTTGGTTGCGGCCTTGGAATCCTAACGTTCAGAATGGCCTCTAAAGATGAAGTCAAAAAAGCTGTTGGTATTGATAGCAGCTGTGAACTGATCGAGTTCTGCAATCGTTTGAGAAGCAGGATCATGGAAAAAGCAGAATTCTTGTGCAGCGATTTCCTGAGTGTGGATATTGATGAGAAGTTTGACTGCATCGTCTTTCTCTACACCCTTCACGACTATGAGCCTGAAGTATTTTTGGAAAAAGCCCTCAAAATACTGGAGAACGGCGGGAAGATAATAATCGGCGATTTTGACGTCAAGGGGCTTGGGAAGAAAGTCAAGGCATTTGCACAAGAAAACAGGCTGGAAATCGTTAAAGACACCACCCTTGGAAAGGCAAAGACGCACGGAGATTCTTACGAAGCGTTTTTAATCGTTGCTAGGAGGTAG
- a CDS encoding carbon-nitrogen hydrolase family protein, producing the protein MRVALIPMHVETGNFEANWREFEKRFNEALKHEPDFLVFPEYCLTGFEEWDFSGAKLYGEIVEMVSGLARKTGVYIVFGLLEPYKNCVYNSALLIGRNGEVLLKHRKFQEPMKFCTGNTVKTARTEFGKVAIIICGDLYNKRIAKWVRRKRPDFIFVPMEYSPDYGEPNDEDVEAMAGRVRLFGAKTFVVNSHPPGGAWVFDSDGNLLALSRGDEMLVVDV; encoded by the coding sequence ATGAGGGTCGCCCTAATACCCATGCACGTTGAGACCGGAAACTTCGAGGCCAACTGGAGGGAGTTCGAGAAGCGCTTTAACGAGGCCTTGAAGCACGAACCGGACTTCCTCGTCTTCCCGGAGTACTGTCTGACGGGCTTTGAGGAGTGGGACTTCAGCGGGGCGAAGCTTTACGGCGAAATTGTGGAGATGGTGAGCGGACTGGCTAGGAAAACAGGCGTTTACATCGTCTTCGGCCTCCTTGAGCCCTACAAGAACTGTGTTTACAACTCGGCCCTGCTCATCGGCCGGAACGGCGAGGTTCTGCTGAAGCACCGCAAGTTCCAGGAGCCGATGAAGTTCTGCACCGGCAACACCGTAAAGACCGCAAGGACGGAATTCGGAAAGGTTGCGATAATCATATGCGGCGACCTCTACAACAAGCGCATAGCCAAGTGGGTGCGGAGGAAGAGGCCGGATTTCATCTTCGTGCCGATGGAGTACTCCCCTGATTACGGCGAGCCCAACGATGAGGACGTTGAGGCTATGGCAGGGCGAGTACGGCTCTTCGGCGCTAAAACCTTCGTCGTAAACAGCCACCCGCCGGGGGGTGCCTGGGTCTTTGACTCCGATGGAAATCTCCTGGCGTTATCGAGGGGTGATGAGATGCTGGTTGTGGATGTCTGA
- the metG gene encoding methionine--tRNA ligase subunit beta, which produces MELYDVSEFWKFDLRVGLVRKAEKLRRTKKLIKLDVDFGTERRTIITGIADQYSPEELEGRKFIFVLNLKPKEFSGVKSEGMLIVAETEEGRVYLLPVPEEVPEGTKVW; this is translated from the coding sequence ATGGAGCTCTACGATGTTTCCGAATTCTGGAAGTTTGACCTCCGAGTCGGCCTCGTGAGGAAGGCCGAGAAGCTTAGGCGTACTAAAAAGCTGATAAAGCTCGACGTTGACTTCGGAACCGAGCGGAGGACGATAATAACGGGCATAGCCGACCAGTACAGCCCGGAGGAGCTCGAAGGGAGAAAGTTCATCTTCGTCCTCAACCTGAAGCCGAAGGAGTTCTCCGGCGTGAAGAGCGAGGGCATGCTCATAGTGGCGGAAACCGAGGAGGGAAGGGTTTACCTCCTGCCCGTTCCGGAGGAGGTTCCAGAGGGAACGAAGGTGTGGTAG
- a CDS encoding protein-tyrosine phosphatase family protein yields MWRSAKFVDDNVAFSRMPTRREIDEVAETFDAVVVLVEEFELPYSLNEWQKRGVEVFHSPVRDFSAPTLKQLLEILRWIEARVAEGKKVLIHCMGGLGRSGTVAVAWLMYSKRLPLREALRQVRMVRPGAVEVEEQMGVLKELERLLRSR; encoded by the coding sequence GTGTGGCGCTCGGCCAAATTCGTTGACGATAACGTTGCCTTCTCGAGGATGCCGACGAGGCGTGAAATAGACGAAGTTGCCGAAACATTCGATGCGGTGGTTGTGCTCGTTGAGGAGTTTGAGCTTCCCTACAGCCTAAACGAATGGCAGAAACGGGGCGTTGAGGTTTTCCACAGTCCCGTTCGCGATTTCTCGGCCCCCACTCTGAAGCAGCTCCTTGAAATCCTCCGCTGGATCGAGGCGAGGGTTGCGGAGGGCAAGAAGGTTCTGATTCACTGCATGGGAGGTCTCGGGAGGAGCGGGACGGTTGCAGTGGCTTGGCTGATGTACTCCAAGAGACTCCCGCTAAGGGAAGCGCTGAGACAGGTTCGCATGGTGAGACCCGGTGCGGTTGAGGTGGAGGAGCAGATGGGGGTTCTGAAGGAGCTGGAAAGGCTCCTCAGAAGCCGTTGA
- a CDS encoding nitroreductase family protein, which produces MRVLELAKRRKTVREFLPDKPPKDEIMKALKAAKEAPSGMNAQPWKFVVIDDDWLKAKIRELCEREEEKFYSTTKGDLMAWLNAKGFKPEKPFLSEAPYLILVFGHTKAPYWLQSTWIAVGYLLLALEELGLGTVTYTPPNPKPVEELLNAPKDYKLQTILPIGYPADPKPKYERKKLEDVVSFNGF; this is translated from the coding sequence ATGCGCGTCCTTGAGCTTGCAAAGCGTAGAAAAACTGTGCGAGAGTTCCTTCCTGATAAACCTCCAAAGGATGAGATAATGAAGGCGCTCAAAGCGGCGAAGGAAGCGCCGAGCGGAATGAACGCCCAGCCCTGGAAGTTCGTTGTCATCGACGACGACTGGCTGAAAGCCAAGATAAGGGAGCTCTGCGAGAGGGAGGAGGAAAAGTTCTACTCCACAACCAAAGGCGACCTGATGGCCTGGCTGAACGCCAAGGGCTTTAAGCCGGAGAAGCCGTTTCTCAGCGAGGCGCCCTACCTGATACTCGTCTTCGGCCACACGAAGGCACCTTACTGGCTTCAATCAACCTGGATAGCGGTCGGCTACCTCCTGCTAGCGCTTGAAGAGCTCGGCCTCGGGACGGTAACCTACACTCCGCCCAACCCGAAGCCCGTCGAGGAGCTTTTGAATGCTCCAAAGGACTACAAGCTCCAGACGATTCTGCCCATTGGCTATCCAGCGGATCCGAAGCCGAAATACGAGAGAAAGAAACTGGAAGATGTAGTGAGCTTCAACGGCTTCTGA